A section of the Labrus mixtus chromosome 15, fLabMix1.1, whole genome shotgun sequence genome encodes:
- the pex10 gene encoding peroxisome biogenesis factor 10 produces the protein MPLAPANQSQLIRSSQKDEFYQTFLRNNANETFQTLAGSKRWLDWRREIELLSDLAYYGLTTFSGFQTLGEEYVNIVQVDPTKRRIPSRARRSLLVLCHAFFPYLLDKVLMCLENELEAGQESAGGVSRRQAASWRWSLESWLKKWMQHAVGLLSEPQRKACVPVVFVLQQSLTLLHRLHVALFYVSGSFYHLSKRAAGISYLRVIGRDGDDATISSSYRLLGAVSLLQLLITVCLQLNNFRQRQRARQEWKLYRNLSPQRTQSSGSRAARCILCLEERRHSTSTPCGHLFCWECITEWCNTKAECPLCREKFQPHRLVYLRNYS, from the exons ATGCCCTTAGCTCCTGCTAATCAGTCTCAGTTGATTCGCTCGAGTCAGAAGGACGAATTTTATCAAACCTTCCTGAGAAACAACGCCAACGAAACTTTTCAGACTCTTGCTG gATCGAAACGATGGCTGgactggaggagagagatagagctgCTGTCAGACCTTGCATACTACGGTTTAACAACATTCTCAG GTTTTCAAACTCTGGGAGAAGAGTATGTCAACATCGTCCAGGTGGATCCCACTAAACGTCGGATCCCGTCCCGGGCCAGACGAAGCCTCTTAGTCCTCTGTCACGCCTTCTTCCCTTACCTCCTGGACAAGGTCCTGATGTGCCTGGAGAACGAGCTGGAAGCTGGGCAAGAGAGCGCCGGTGGTGTCAGTCGGCGGCAGGCGGCGTCCTGGAGGTGGAGCTTGGAGTCGTGGCTGAAGAAGTGGATGCAGCACGCCGTGGGGCTGCTTTCAGAGCCGCAGAGGAAGGCGTGTGTGCCGGTGGTTTTTGTCCTCCAGCAGAGTCTGACCCTCCTGCACCGCCTGCATGTGGCGCTGTTCTACGTCAGCGGCTCCTTCTATCACCTGTCCAAGAGAGCGGCTGGTATCAGCTAT ctgCGTGTGATTGGGCGGGACGGCGATGACGCgaccatcagcagcagctaccGGCTGTTGGGAGCCGTGtccctcctccagctgctcatcactgtgtgtctgcagctcaaCAACttcaggcagagacagagagccagacagGAGTGGAAGCTCTACAGAAACCTCAG TCCTCAGCGCACACAGAGCTCCGGCTCCAGAGCAGCTCGCTGCATCCTCtgtctggaggagaggagacactcCACCTCCACCCCCTGTGGACACCTCTTCTGCTGGGAGTGCATCACCGAGTGGTGCAACACCAAG GCGGAGTGTCCTCTGTGTCGGGAGAAGTTCCAGCCTCACAGACTGGTTTACCTCAGGAACTACAGCTAG